A genomic region of Bacillota bacterium contains the following coding sequences:
- a CDS encoding glucosyl-3-phosphoglycerate synthase, which yields MGTPLYSKSNGTRLGRVIKTVINNTDATVLIAQAVDAATNTTFLPEELLRLRNGESTASISEVVDKWFAENTFHASEFSNIEKLIELKLRQGLTISLGLPALNEEQTIGDIIETIKGYLYDRYPLLDEIAVIDSGSSDKTVEIAKSYGIKVFKDDEILPQWGSRLGKGCALWKSLYALKGDIIAWIDTDIKNIHPRFVYGLVGPILKYPRIKYVKGYYRRPVKIGDQFIETGGGRVTELTARPLLNLFFPELSGLVQPLSGEYAGRREVLEKVGFYNGYGVEMGLLINILEQFGLDVIGQVDLIERIHRNQSLENLSKMSFAIIQVVIENLEKRHRVELLQKMNKTMKLIMHEPSQFYLELKAIEESMKPPIATVPEYEDRFNELISENLLEDIG from the coding sequence ATGGGAACGCCGCTGTACTCAAAATCGAATGGGACACGGCTGGGGCGTGTAATAAAAACAGTGATTAACAATACCGATGCAACCGTTTTGATTGCACAGGCAGTTGATGCCGCAACTAACACGACCTTCTTGCCAGAGGAGCTACTGAGGTTGAGAAATGGGGAAAGTACCGCTAGCATATCTGAAGTCGTTGACAAGTGGTTTGCGGAGAATACGTTTCATGCCAGCGAATTTTCCAATATCGAAAAACTAATTGAGCTTAAACTTAGACAGGGCTTGACCATAAGCCTTGGCTTACCGGCTTTAAACGAAGAGCAGACCATAGGAGACATCATCGAAACTATTAAGGGTTATCTGTACGACAGGTACCCATTGCTCGATGAGATAGCCGTGATTGATAGCGGATCGTCGGATAAGACAGTCGAGATTGCAAAAAGCTACGGCATAAAAGTTTTTAAAGACGACGAGATATTGCCGCAGTGGGGATCTCGTCTTGGTAAAGGTTGTGCCCTGTGGAAAAGCCTCTACGCGTTAAAAGGAGACATAATCGCCTGGATAGATACTGATATAAAAAATATCCACCCGCGCTTTGTGTATGGCTTGGTCGGCCCAATTCTTAAGTACCCCAGGATAAAATATGTAAAGGGCTATTATAGAAGACCGGTAAAAATCGGCGATCAATTTATAGAAACCGGTGGTGGAAGAGTAACCGAGCTAACGGCGAGGCCGCTTTTAAACCTTTTCTTTCCTGAGTTATCTGGGCTGGTGCAGCCTCTTTCCGGTGAGTATGCAGGCCGCCGTGAGGTACTAGAGAAGGTTGGATTTTACAACGGTTACGGTGTAGAGATGGGCCTGCTCATAAATATACTAGAGCAGTTTGGGCTAGATGTTATCGGTCAGGTTGATTTAATAGAGCGCATACACCGCAATCAGTCTTTGGAAAATTTGAGCAAGATGTCTTTCGCAATAATTCAGGTTGTTATTGAAAATCTGGAAAAGAGGCACCGTGTAGAGCTATTGCAAAAGATGAATAAAACAATGAAGCTCATCATGCACGAACCCAGCCAGTTTTATCTTGAGCTCAAAGCTATCGAGGAATCCATGAAGCCTCCCATTGCCACAGTACCTGAGTATGAGGACAGATTTAATGAATTAATTAGCGAAAATCTGCTTGAAGATATAGGGTGA